In Chitinophaga sp. H8, the sequence AAATCAATCTTGGCCGCATATAGATCCTTTTCCTTCTGATGCATCAGTTGTTCCACACGCAGGGCATTTTTTCTGGAGATATTTCTTTTTATCAGCCGGTAAATATAGTAGCCAATTGCCGCCAGTAGCAACACATACAGCATATACGCGATGGAAGACCTGTAGAATGGCGGCAAAATGGTAATTTTTAATACCCGGTTCTGTTTATTCCATACTCCATTTGAATTGGCTCCTTTAATAGTGAGTACGTAGCTGCCATAAGGGAGGTTGGAGTAGTTGATAGCAACATCTCCGGCAGCCTCGTACCACCGCGTATCATAATTTTCCAGCCGGTAAATCAGCTTGTTGTTGGAAGAAGACAAAAAGCTCAATACTGCTGCCTTAATGGTAAATGAGTTCTGGTCATGTTTTAGCACCACTTCCCGGGCAGTCAAAATACTCTCTTTTATAGGGGCGTTTGCCATCCCCGGAACAACGGTGGTATTAAAAACACGGAAGTCAGTAAGCGCCAGGGGAGGGGTTGCGGGATTGGTGTTCATTTCCTGCGGATGAAATGTAATAAGCCCTGAAATACAGCCAAAATACAGCCTTCCATCGGCAGTTTTTAATCCGGATTTGTAGTTAAACTGGTTGTTTAAAAGACCATCAGCGACATTAAAAATGCGTGTTGTTTTCTTATCCACGTTCCACTGCATTAGTCCCCTGTTTGAGCTAAGCCAGAAAGTGCCGCTGTTATCCTCCATCATCCGATAAATGACGTTGCCTGAAAAGCCTTGTTCCCTGGCATCAATCCTCAAAAAAACGTGCTGTTGTGGCAGGTATCGGACTATGCCGGCTTCTGTTGTAAACCACAGTCGTTTTGCATTGTCCTCGTAAATGGAAATAACTTTATTGTCGGGAATAGAGTTTTTTTCCGTTTCATCAAACCGGAACTGCTGCCACTTTTCGTCTCCTACCGGCTTATAAAAAACACCATTTCCATAGGTAGCTGCCCACAGGGCTCCGGTATGATCTTCTTTTATATCAAAAATCAACACCTGTGGGAAAGAGTGGTCCCTTAAAAAACGATCCTTCACCGGGTCGTATGTATAAAGTCCCCCGGAAGCACCCACCAGGAGTTGACCGGTCTTTGTACGGCAGATAGCAAAAACATCTTTTAGTTCAGGATCAAAAGGCAGATAGCTGAGGATGTTGCCTGTTTTTAGGTTCAGCCGGCTGATTCCCTGGGAAAAGGTACCCACCCATAAATAGTCATTGTCCAGGCAAAGGCCATGAACATTATGACTGGTAAATGCGTTGTGTACTGGCTTTATTTCATTCGAAAAGCGGTTAAAACGAAACAGCCCTTTATCTTCCGTACCTATCCAGATAATACTGTCATTAGATTGTATTAATTCGCGCACCCGTTCACCAAACGCTGAAAAACGGCTGCGTTGGGAAAAGATTTTTTCAAACGGGAGGTTCCGCCGGGGCAAATAGTTGATTCCTCCAAAATAGGAACCAACCCAAATGCTGCCTTCCCTGTCTTTGTAGATGGAGTATATGGCGTTGTCGGCAAGTGAAAATGGGTTACCCTGTTCCCGGTCAATATGGCTGGTGATGGTGGATCTGGTTATATCGTAAATATAAATTCCGGATTCGGTGCCTACCCAAATTTCATCATCTATGGCGGTTAATTCCCGTACGTATACATCAGCGCGATCTTTATCTTTTACCAGTAATGGGTTTACCAACCGTGTTAAAGGCTGGAGCTCTTTCAGACCACCGGAGGAGGCTCCTACGAGTAAACTACCGTTTTTTAGCGGCAGTAACTTATTAATGGTTTGTTTCAGAAAAGGTTGTTGGCCGTCTGCTGCCGAAAAGGGGACAATCGTTTTAAACCCGTCTGTGCTGTAATACAGGTTGTCGTTATAAAAAGCAATCCAATAGATGCCCCTGCTGAAAACAATACTGGTAATGCCGGGCCATGGTACTTTTATCTGTTCAAGCTGCCTGTTACCTATGGTGTATTTTAGTAGTCCCCGGGTATCTGAGGCTACAAATACAGCACTGTCCAGCTTTACCAGCTGGCTGATATTTCCATCTGCAGGTATCCCTTCCGCGGTTTGCAGTTTTAGTCGTTCAAGCTGTTCATTGCGGGTATTATAGGTGTATACGCCCTGGCTTGTACCAAGCCATAAAATACCTGGTTCCATTTCAAGAAGGGCGGTTACATTTAAACTGCCCTGCGCCTTGTTAATAATTTTAAACTGATGCCCGTCAAAACGGTTTAAACCGTCTTTGGTACCAAACCACATAAAGCCCTGTGCATCCTGCAAAATGGCATTTACTGTATTTTGAGACAGCCCGTTATTGCTGTTGTAATTTAAAAAAGCCCTATCGTTGAGTAGTTGAGCAACCAAAAGTCCCTTTGTAAAAAAGAGAACAATAAGTAAAAAAAGCTTTTTACACATATTTATTAGCAAGCCATCCTTGTTTCATCGGAAACAAGGGCTCTTAAAATCATGAAATGATGGAAAGAAAAATATAGTACCAGCCCTGCTAAATTAGCTTTTTTACCCGATTTATGCGCGTTTCTCCATTTTAATAATCTGATCAAATGTTGTTGCACACAGGGATTTGTCGAAAACGTCTTCGCAAGGGCTGCTCCTGATATCTTCCGGAAACCGAATAATAATAAAAAGAAATGTAAAAGATATTTGCGAATCTGTTTTATTTTGTAGTATTCCACAAATAGAACTGAAATATGAGAATTGCGGTAGCCGGTGCTCACAAGGTTGGTAAAACGACATTGGCAGAAGAACTGCTGGAGCATCTTCCGGGGTATTCAGTTGCTATTTGAAACCGCTCAAACAATAATTGCAGGGATTGGTCTTCTTGTGTTTGTGCCTATAGAAGAACCGGATCTGATACCCGGTCATCAGACAGATCTGCCCAGACTCAGAGGCCTGGTTAATGAATTGCTCTGTGATTGGATGGGGGATTTTGGTGTAGCTGCAATTGAAGTCAGCGGTACCTTATCAAACCGCCGGGACCAGGTACTCGCTAAAATTTCATGATATAATCAGGGTGCTCGATATCCTTGTTATACAGGTAAGTGATAACTGCGCAACTGACCATCAGCGGTTGTCAGTAGCAGCTTTTCATGCACAATCATTACGTTGACAATATTACTGCTATAATCATAGATATAGTCCGGGTTGTCAGTAGGATTACCGTCCTGATCATAAGCTATGAATTCAGTACCCTCTGGTATTACCTCGGCCTTACAACGTAAGTCTTTTCTATCCAGCAATAATAATCTGCCAAATTGGGATACTATCAGTATATTATTATCATCTATAAAGCATACACTATAGTTGATATTATCCGGTTCAACGGCAGGATAATCTTTGCTACCATCGAAAATAGCCTCCTGATCCTGCGCTGCTACCTTCACAATTTCAGGGAAGGCGTAAATTTCAAGCGGCCCATCGTAATGAGACGCCATAACAAACTCTTTTCCGGATGGCGAAAAGTTGCCCATGATCATATTGTCACACTGGGCAAGTGGTGTAAGGGAGATGACACCGTCGTTCAGCTGTAACTGCATCAGGGTGGATTTCTCCTGCCCGGCAGCCGCTTCTAAAAAGATAACATGGTTGTACGGTGTGGCATGGAATGTATAGACATGTTGCCGGCTTTCCAGCAGGGGATAAGATGTGATTACATCAAAAGTAACAGCATCTATTACCTGCAACTTGTCTGCTTCATTTTCATCACCTGGTAATACATGCCAGATCGTTTTATTATCCTTGGAGAAATAGCAGGCAGCCCCCAGGATCCAGCCCCAGGAGGCATGTTCCGCAGTATGTAATACCTGGGTTCCTTCCGCATCGAGGATGCGCATATCGGTCATACCCGCAATGGCAATCAGCCGACCATCAGAAGATACAGACAGTTTACTGCTTACATATTTCGTATTCTTCCCCTGAATAATTTTTTCCCATACAATTTCCAGACCGGCATTGAGCTTGGTAATCAGCGGCTGGCTCGCAAAGTTCATCAGGACCTTTCCATTAGGTAATGGCACTACATTGACCGGGTTAGCAGTGAATGTCAGCTTGTTATTTAATGATAGATTTATATACGGAAATTGGCTCATGTTTTTGATTATACCTAAAGATTGTGAAATGGTATTAAATGCGGTAGGATGCAGTTGAGGTATTACTCCTCAAAGAAAGTAACGGCTCCGTTCTCCAGGTGATAAACACCACCCACTATTTTTATTGCTCCGTTGTTTACCAGTGCTGCAATAATGGGGCTTTCTGCTGTTATCTGTTTTATTACATGACGCACATTATATTCAGTAACCTTCTTTATGAATTCAGCATTTTTTCCGTTTCTGTTTTCAGCAGGCGTAGATGTTTCGCTGTCGATAGCCGGCTTTATCTTGTCCAGCAACGGGGTGAGGTTACCCAGTTGTACATCTTCGCAAGCGCCTTTTATTGCTCCACATTGTGTATGGCCTAATACAACAATTATTTTTGAGCCTGCCAGTTGTGTGCCAAATTCCATGCTGCCAAGAATATCCTGATTAAGGATATTACCGGCTATACGTATACTGAATATATCTCCCAAGCCCTGGT encodes:
- a CDS encoding hybrid sensor histidine kinase/response regulator, with translation MVAQLLNDRAFLNYNSNNGLSQNTVNAILQDAQGFMWFGTKDGLNRFDGHQFKIINKAQGSLNVTALLEMEPGILWLGTSQGVYTYNTRNEQLERLKLQTAEGIPADGNISQLVKLDSAVFVASDTRGLLKYTIGNRQLEQIKVPWPGITSIVFSRGIYWIAFYNDNLYYSTDGFKTIVPFSAADGQQPFLKQTINKLLPLKNGSLLVGASSGGLKELQPLTRLVNPLLVKDKDRADVYVRELTAIDDEIWVGTESGIYIYDITRSTITSHIDREQGNPFSLADNAIYSIYKDREGSIWVGSYFGGINYLPRRNLPFEKIFSQRSRFSAFGERVRELIQSNDSIIWIGTEDKGLFRFNRFSNEIKPVHNAFTSHNVHGLCLDNDYLWVGTFSQGISRLNLKTGNILSYLPFDPELKDVFAICRTKTGQLLVGASGGLYTYDPVKDRFLRDHSFPQVLIFDIKEDHTGALWAATYGNGVFYKPVGDEKWQQFRFDETEKNSIPDNKVISIYEDNAKRLWFTTEAGIVRYLPQQHVFLRIDAREQGFSGNVIYRMMEDNSGTFWLSSNRGLMQWNVDKKTTRIFNVADGLLNNQFNYKSGLKTADGRLYFGCISGLITFHPQEMNTNPATPPLALTDFRVFNTTVVPGMANAPIKESILTAREVVLKHDQNSFTIKAAVLSFLSSSNNKLIYRLENYDTRWYEAAGDVAINYSNLPYGSYVLTIKGANSNGVWNKQNRVLKITILPPFYRSSIAYMLYVLLLAAIGYYIYRLIKRNISRKNALRVEQLMHQKEKDLYAAKIDFFTNVAHEIRTPLTLIKAPLDVLSANRKIEDAAAGELSLINANTNRLLHLTNQLLDFRRIDSGKYELQYTFSDLRNILEDVYRLFGPLATQKGIALSAQLPETAITGYWDYDALYKIVSNLLSNALKFAATSATLTCTWEPKENGVAIAVSNDGPQVPADSRQTIFEPFVQIAGSRHPVGSGIGLSLSRSLAELHGGTLTIKEDTRHCIFELNLPVQTTGPGTTTTNISGLPVIAPVVTAEAPLELSVVFKSSYTILIVEDNLALKQFMYDQLSSSFIVKTAGNGKEALCLLEQSIIHLVISDIMMPEMDGLELCTCIKDNIITSHIPVVLLTAKTDLETHLKGLAQDADYYIEKPFSIAVLMATVQNILRRKEKLAAFYQDTTAPLLASPEISPADALFLNTLTEHINTHLDQAGFNVEQLALLMNMSKSSLYRKIKGMMEISPNDYIRVTRLKKAALLLKTKQYQVNEVCYMTGFSSPSYFAKCFYEEFGKLPKDYTG
- a CDS encoding carbonic anhydrase family protein — translated: MYKHSKEAQSNLSPAMALQYLKEGNLRFVSNLRANRDLLSQVNATRDGQYPFATVLSCMDSRTSVELIFDQGLGDIFSIRIAGNILNQDILGSMEFGTQLAGSKIIVVLGHTQCGAIKGACEDVQLGNLTPLLDKIKPAIDSETSTPAENRNGKNAEFIKKVTEYNVRHVIKQITAESPIIAALVNNGAIKIVGGVYHLENGAVTFFEE